The window AGCCGCCGCCGCGGCGACCTTCTTGGCGGCGTCCTGCATCGACAAACCGTCGCCAATGGTCAGGCCCGACCGCGCTGCGAGCAGCGGACTCACCGCTCGGAGGGCATCGAACGTCGTGCCGTGGGCGACAGGAATCACCCGGTCAGTGAAGAGCAACGCAGAGAGTTCCTGGTCGGCGACTCCCTGGGCCTCCAAGCTCTTGAGCAGCGCCGGGGTCACGAGCACGATCCCGATGCGGGACATCGCCAGGCCTCTATCGATCTCGCGCAGGAGCGACTTGCCGAGTCCGACCTCGGTCTCGCTGAACCAGACCGTCGCACCGCTCGCGACCAGCTCGTCGTAAAGATC of the Acidimicrobiales bacterium genome contains:
- a CDS encoding toll/interleukin-1 receptor domain-containing protein, with the translated sequence MSYSPTEWRTFEPVVRVAEVQARTYPDRRDLFLCHAWDDRQGAAKDLYDELVASGATVWFSETEVGLGKSLLREIDRGLAMSRIGIVLVTPALLKSLEAQGVADQELSALLFTDRVIPVAHGTTFDALRAVSPLLAARSGLTIGDGLSMQDAAKKVAAAAAAESGD